The Aquipuribacter nitratireducens genome contains a region encoding:
- the metF gene encoding methylenetetrahydrofolate reductase [NAD(P)H], with protein MPEASVMRQPHRTVLESLAVAAAEGRPTVSFEFFPPRDAAGEQVLWQAVRRVEGARPDFVSVTYGAGGGTQERTVRATQRIARESSLSPVAHLTCVGRTVPQLRQVVGAYADAGVRSVLALRGDPPGGPTAPWQRTEGGLDRAIELVELLRGLGGFSVGVAAFPDGHPESRTPSQDARVLALKARAGASFAVTQFFFDPARWERLVDTVASQGVDLPVIPGIMPVTNLRQVTRFAELSGTPLPGDLVDRLEAVADDPAAVRAVGVEAATRLGERLLAAGAPGLHFYTLNSSTATLEVCANLGLVRGRLARA; from the coding sequence GTGCCCGAGGCATCCGTCATGCGCCAGCCGCACCGCACCGTGCTGGAGTCGCTCGCCGTGGCGGCGGCGGAGGGTCGGCCCACCGTGTCCTTCGAGTTCTTCCCGCCCCGGGACGCCGCGGGGGAGCAGGTGCTGTGGCAGGCGGTCCGCCGGGTCGAGGGCGCGCGGCCGGACTTCGTGTCGGTGACGTACGGCGCGGGCGGCGGCACGCAGGAGCGCACGGTCCGCGCGACGCAGCGGATCGCCCGGGAGTCCTCCCTCTCCCCGGTCGCCCACCTCACGTGCGTCGGGCGCACGGTGCCGCAGCTGCGGCAGGTGGTGGGCGCCTACGCCGACGCCGGCGTGCGGAGCGTCCTCGCGCTGCGGGGCGACCCGCCGGGCGGCCCGACGGCGCCGTGGCAGCGCACCGAGGGCGGGCTCGACCGCGCCATCGAGCTCGTCGAGCTCCTCCGCGGCCTCGGCGGGTTCTCCGTCGGGGTGGCCGCCTTCCCCGACGGGCACCCCGAGTCGCGCACCCCCTCGCAGGACGCCCGCGTGCTCGCGCTCAAGGCCCGGGCGGGGGCGTCGTTCGCCGTGACGCAGTTCTTCTTCGACCCCGCCCGGTGGGAGCGGCTCGTCGACACGGTCGCCTCGCAGGGCGTCGACCTGCCCGTGATCCCGGGGATCATGCCGGTGACGAACCTCCGACAGGTCACGCGCTTCGCCGAGCTGTCGGGGACGCCTCTGCCCGGCGACCTCGTCGACCGGCTCGAGGCGGTGGCCGACGACCCCGCCGCCGTGCGGGCCGTCGGGGTCGAGGCCGCCACGCGCCTGGGGGAGCGGCTGCTCGCGGCCGGGGCGCCGGGCCTGCACTTCTACACGCTCAACTCGTCGACCGCGACGCTCGAGGTGTGCGCGAACCTCGGCCTCGTCCGGGGCCGGCTCGCCCGGGCGTAG